From the genome of Pelobacter propionicus DSM 2379, one region includes:
- a CDS encoding phosphoglucomutase/phosphomannomutase family protein, with protein sequence MRIKFGTDGWRGVIARDFTFDNLSLVAQATMDYLIQTNAAGRGLVVGYDRRFLSREFARRVAEIAAGNAIRVRLSDGYAPTPAISWAVRESGAGAGIMVTASHNPPEYNGFKIKEAFGGSALPSTTSALEEIVAANVATGRPIQERPFDDALREGMIEYFDPCQGYFEQIRRYVDLDLIAESGIAAVVDPMYGAGCGAIPRLLAGVDEIHCVENPCFGGQPPEPIGEHLAELSALVAGGTYRVGLALDGDADRIGAIDENGDFFSSHCIFTVILRHLIEHKKLRGGVVKTVSSTRMVDLLAARYGLRLFETPIGFKHICELMLKEDILMGGEESGGLGVKGHIPERDGILMALLLLEVMAVNGKGLRQLLNETMDEIGHFFYRRIDHRIAEDAKERLVARLRTEPPAEIASRMVVATNFSDGFKFFFENGDWLLIRPSGTEPVLRLYSEATSPDRVDQLLREAELLAGVAPGCQPASL encoded by the coding sequence ATGCGGATCAAGTTTGGGACCGATGGCTGGCGTGGCGTGATCGCCCGTGATTTTACCTTTGACAACCTCTCTCTGGTGGCCCAGGCCACCATGGATTACCTCATTCAAACCAATGCGGCCGGCAGGGGATTGGTAGTCGGTTACGACCGTCGCTTCCTGTCCCGCGAATTCGCCCGTCGGGTGGCCGAGATCGCCGCAGGCAACGCCATCAGGGTGAGGCTGAGTGACGGCTATGCACCAACTCCGGCCATTTCCTGGGCAGTGCGGGAGAGCGGAGCAGGAGCGGGCATAATGGTCACCGCCAGTCATAATCCTCCGGAGTATAACGGCTTCAAGATCAAGGAGGCTTTTGGCGGCTCCGCCCTCCCTTCCACCACCAGTGCCCTGGAGGAGATCGTGGCCGCCAATGTGGCGACTGGCCGCCCCATCCAGGAGCGCCCCTTCGATGATGCCCTGAGGGAGGGGATGATCGAGTATTTCGATCCTTGCCAGGGCTACTTTGAGCAGATCAGGCGCTATGTTGACCTGGATCTGATTGCCGAATCCGGTATCGCGGCGGTGGTGGACCCCATGTACGGTGCCGGATGCGGCGCCATCCCACGCCTGCTGGCAGGGGTGGACGAGATCCACTGCGTTGAGAACCCCTGCTTTGGGGGCCAGCCCCCCGAGCCGATCGGGGAACATCTGGCCGAGCTTTCCGCTCTGGTGGCCGGCGGCACATACCGGGTTGGGCTTGCCCTGGACGGTGATGCCGACCGTATCGGGGCGATTGACGAGAACGGTGACTTCTTCTCCTCCCACTGCATCTTCACCGTCATACTGCGTCATCTGATCGAGCACAAGAAGTTGCGTGGCGGGGTGGTCAAAACCGTTTCCTCCACCCGCATGGTAGATCTGCTGGCAGCCAGGTACGGGCTGCGGCTCTTCGAGACCCCCATTGGCTTCAAGCATATCTGTGAATTGATGCTGAAGGAGGACATCCTGATGGGGGGCGAGGAATCGGGAGGGCTGGGGGTGAAGGGGCACATCCCCGAACGGGATGGCATCCTTATGGCACTCTTATTGCTTGAAGTCATGGCGGTTAACGGCAAGGGACTGCGGCAGCTGCTGAATGAGACCATGGACGAGATCGGCCATTTTTTCTATCGGCGCATAGATCACCGCATTGCGGAAGATGCCAAGGAACGGCTGGTTGCAAGGCTCAGGACAGAGCCGCCAGCAGAGATTGCCAGCAGGATGGTCGTTGCCACCAACTTCAGTGACGGCTTCAAGTTCTTCTTCGAAAACGGCGACTGGCTCCTGATCCGGCCGTCAGGCACCGAGCCGGTCTTGCGACTCTACAGCGAGGCCACCTCCCCCGATCGGGTCGACCAACTTCTGAGGGAGGCGGAACTCCTCGCCGGCGTGGCACCAGGCTGTCAGCCGGCTTCTCTGTAA
- the flgB gene encoding flagellar basal body rod protein FlgB: MPIDGLFSSTIDILSKNIDLRAKQHNLVSSNIANAETPNYVPKALVFEDELQGAIKGNPTTTGSTTNPRHIPLKGGGGTIHSVQGQVIESPAKTPGKDGNAVELEGEMSRMVENQILYNASVQILTKKFEGLRTAIKGQQ; this comes from the coding sequence ATGCCGATAGATGGTCTATTTAGCAGCACCATAGATATCCTCAGCAAGAACATCGATTTGCGGGCAAAACAGCACAACCTGGTTTCCTCCAACATCGCCAATGCTGAAACGCCAAACTATGTTCCAAAGGCTCTTGTATTTGAGGACGAACTTCAGGGAGCCATCAAGGGAAACCCCACGACAACCGGATCAACAACCAATCCCCGCCACATCCCCCTGAAGGGGGGAGGCGGCACTATTCACTCGGTTCAGGGACAAGTTATCGAGTCTCCAGCCAAAACACCGGGGAAAGACGGCAATGCGGTGGAGCTTGAAGGAGAGATGAGCAGAATGGTGGAGAATCAAATCCTGTACAACGCCTCGGTGCAGATCCTGACCAAGAAATTTGAGGGATTGCGTACGGCTATCAAAGGACAACAATAA
- the fliE gene encoding flagellar hook-basal body complex protein FliE has protein sequence MELNGIESGLGIGSAFPATGSAKQTSPVEGAGKFFTELVSKVNDLQNQSDRAIQGLASGENKNLHEVMISMEKASISFLFMSQVRNKAIEAYQEVMRMQL, from the coding sequence ATGGAGTTGAATGGCATTGAAAGCGGGCTTGGAATCGGCAGTGCCTTTCCCGCAACCGGCAGCGCCAAGCAGACGTCGCCAGTTGAGGGCGCCGGCAAATTTTTCACTGAACTGGTTTCCAAGGTAAATGACCTTCAAAACCAGTCTGACAGGGCGATTCAGGGCCTTGCCAGCGGAGAGAACAAAAATCTCCACGAAGTCATGATCTCAATGGAGAAGGCCAGTATCTCCTTTCTCTTCATGTCACAGGTTCGCAATAAGGCAATTGAAGCCTATCAGGAAGTCATGAGGATGCAGTTGTAA
- a CDS encoding response regulator, whose protein sequence is MANILIVDDSSTMRKIISRSLRQAGLPVDEVYEAGDGIEGLNVLASGKTVNLILSDINMPNMDGLEFVKTVRGNGNTVPIVMITTEGGEEIIKEAIGNGASDSIKKPFTPDQLQEKLGGLL, encoded by the coding sequence ATGGCAAACATTCTCATAGTCGACGACTCATCCACCATGCGAAAGATTATTTCACGTTCACTGCGTCAGGCAGGTCTGCCGGTTGACGAGGTATATGAAGCGGGCGACGGCATCGAGGGATTAAACGTACTCGCCTCCGGCAAAACGGTTAACCTGATCCTCTCCGACATCAACATGCCCAACATGGATGGACTGGAGTTCGTCAAAACGGTCAGGGGCAATGGGAACACCGTTCCCATCGTGATGATAACCACCGAGGGGGGCGAGGAAATCATCAAGGAGGCCATCGGAAACGGGGCCAGCGACAGCATCAAGAAGCCATTTACCCCGGATCAGCTTCAGGAGAAGCTGGGAGGCCTCCTATGA
- a CDS encoding tetratricopeptide repeat protein — protein sequence MSRAYDIRRDIRRFLSLHALSVTLLTALLSGFMTSPAVASLPANSLHRVSLRQKQHFTRITIALENRPHYTLSRLPGNRLRIRLADTDGPLLKKFRRYSDTNLGGVVFSRSGDSLVLTFPFATDRIWRDVSVDGVNAITLDIGTQFGSPLPPAQRSGRDRIWSGVEKLVRDFDPPLKSEFPFVPTDQILLKNLLDRDGQEVFLAAEAALYKGNLSEAEEGFAQFTSRKTAIQPLALYRLGETHYKLQKYSQALSSFREAEKLWPAFLNLNPAVTFYYGDSIARGGDLSAARSLLSGLIARLAEKKFAPVLLVRMADILVRQGHEQEALGVYRTVSENFRDNKATWIAMLRLKDRDFLQATPWNYLSLGNAYLDIYRQSNDIDLREESLFKYVLLESLHGEASDALRQVVMFQRKYPRGVYAAVCRTIREVLVAQVYRETEWARKSSGLILFAEEHQDYLAECMEQPEFLQKIVRAYETAGRPIELIRLLSFLLERQWASAGAPFMYETVAENAELLGDTVMAEKYMRMFLQKFASHPRARLILERLGGLLYSEGRHQETRDTLLWLLNRGEKARMAESYYYLGRSLWALRQFAPAYRSMELYLPRGVDHTGKAARLLPDAYYVAASARESAGDRKGALRLIEAGLKKPDLEGRDELLYKAGELHLHAGRTQRAQTYFEQVATKGSDPDWQNLARHALQTLETNAGSKATP from the coding sequence ATGAGCCGTGCATACGATATCCGCAGAGACATACGGCGTTTTCTTTCGCTGCACGCCCTATCGGTCACGCTGTTGACGGCCCTGCTTTCCGGCTTCATGACCTCTCCGGCAGTGGCATCACTTCCAGCCAACAGCCTCCACCGAGTATCCCTCCGCCAGAAGCAGCATTTCACACGCATTACCATCGCGCTTGAAAATCGGCCGCACTACACCCTGTCACGCCTGCCCGGCAACAGGCTGCGCATCAGGCTTGCGGATACGGATGGCCCCCTGCTCAAAAAATTTCGTCGTTATTCCGATACCAACCTGGGAGGAGTCGTTTTCTCCCGGAGCGGGGACAGCCTGGTCCTGACCTTCCCCTTTGCCACCGACCGGATATGGCGCGATGTCAGCGTGGACGGAGTAAACGCGATAACCCTGGATATCGGCACACAGTTTGGTTCGCCGCTCCCCCCTGCGCAACGCTCCGGACGTGATCGGATCTGGAGCGGTGTTGAAAAACTGGTGCGTGATTTCGATCCTCCGCTAAAATCCGAGTTTCCGTTCGTTCCCACGGACCAGATACTGCTGAAAAACCTGCTGGACAGAGACGGTCAGGAAGTCTTCCTGGCGGCAGAGGCGGCCCTCTACAAGGGCAACCTGTCGGAGGCGGAAGAGGGCTTTGCCCAGTTCACATCACGGAAAACAGCCATACAACCACTGGCCCTGTACCGCCTCGGAGAGACCCACTACAAGCTGCAGAAGTATTCCCAGGCACTTTCCTCATTTCGCGAGGCGGAAAAGCTCTGGCCGGCATTTCTGAACCTGAATCCGGCGGTAACCTTCTACTACGGGGACAGCATCGCCCGCGGGGGCGATCTGAGCGCCGCACGCAGCCTGCTTTCCGGGCTGATCGCCCGCCTGGCCGAGAAAAAGTTCGCTCCGGTTCTTCTCGTACGAATGGCGGATATTCTGGTTCGCCAGGGACACGAACAGGAGGCGTTGGGTGTCTACCGCACGGTTTCAGAGAACTTCCGGGACAACAAGGCCACCTGGATAGCCATGCTCAGACTTAAGGATCGCGACTTCCTGCAGGCAACCCCCTGGAATTATCTCAGCCTGGGAAACGCCTACCTGGATATCTACCGCCAGAGCAATGATATCGACCTGCGCGAGGAGTCCCTGTTCAAATACGTCCTCCTGGAATCCCTGCACGGTGAGGCTTCCGATGCGCTCAGACAGGTTGTGATGTTCCAGAGAAAGTACCCGCGGGGAGTCTATGCGGCGGTCTGCAGGACCATTCGAGAAGTGCTAGTCGCCCAGGTATACCGCGAGACCGAATGGGCCAGGAAATCATCCGGACTGATCCTTTTTGCGGAGGAGCACCAGGATTACCTGGCCGAGTGCATGGAGCAGCCCGAGTTTCTGCAAAAGATAGTACGGGCCTACGAGACTGCCGGACGCCCCATCGAATTGATCAGACTGCTCAGCTTTCTGCTTGAACGGCAATGGGCCTCTGCCGGTGCGCCCTTCATGTACGAAACGGTTGCGGAAAATGCCGAACTGCTGGGCGATACCGTTATGGCGGAAAAATACATGCGAATGTTCCTCCAGAAATTTGCATCCCATCCGCGGGCACGGCTGATTCTGGAGCGACTGGGCGGCCTCTTGTACAGCGAGGGGAGACACCAGGAAACGCGGGATACGCTCCTCTGGCTTTTGAACAGAGGAGAAAAGGCGCGCATGGCGGAGAGCTATTACTACCTCGGACGTTCCCTCTGGGCGCTGCGCCAGTTTGCGCCAGCCTATCGCTCGATGGAACTGTACCTGCCACGGGGTGTCGACCATACGGGCAAGGCGGCGCGACTGTTACCCGACGCCTATTACGTCGCCGCGTCGGCACGGGAATCCGCGGGGGACAGGAAGGGCGCCTTAAGGCTTATTGAGGCGGGATTGAAAAAACCGGATTTGGAGGGGAGAGACGAACTGCTCTACAAGGCGGGAGAGCTTCACCTGCACGCAGGCAGGACGCAACGCGCCCAGACCTATTTTGAACAGGTTGCCACCAAGGGGAGCGACCCTGATTGGCAAAACCTCGCTCGCCACGCCCTGCAAACGCTGGAAACAAACGCCGGCAGCAAAGCCACTCCCTAG
- the fliG gene encoding flagellar motor switch protein FliG — protein MTGTDKAAILLLYLGNEVTSQVFEHMDDDEIKKISKSMAKLGHISRGTIMEVVENFTTVINPESGIFAQGDEFVRKILEKALGPAKAEILMEELQASSYGDLVDILANMDAKSIANFLSQEHPQTVAVILAKLKSKQTSEIISLLPQELQAEVVLRIADVEQVSPEILQEIDDVMKKEIKSMGGVQRYKVGGIDKVVDMFNHFDRSKEKQILDKLDVLSPPLAEIIRKHLFTFEDVFQLDDRSIQSIMREISNDTLTLAMKTSPDEVKDKIFKNISSRAAEMIKEDLEVMGPVRLSDVEKAQGEIIKIVRKMEEEGKIVLAGRGGDDVLV, from the coding sequence ATGACAGGTACCGACAAAGCTGCCATCCTGCTCCTCTATCTGGGTAACGAGGTTACCAGTCAGGTGTTCGAGCACATGGATGACGATGAAATAAAGAAGATTAGCAAGAGCATGGCAAAACTGGGCCATATTTCCCGCGGCACGATTATGGAGGTGGTGGAAAACTTTACCACCGTCATTAATCCTGAATCCGGAATATTCGCCCAGGGAGACGAGTTCGTGCGCAAGATTCTTGAAAAAGCCCTCGGGCCGGCCAAGGCGGAGATACTCATGGAAGAGCTTCAGGCCTCCAGTTATGGTGACCTGGTGGATATTCTCGCCAACATGGATGCTAAGAGTATTGCAAATTTCCTCTCCCAGGAACATCCGCAAACCGTGGCGGTTATTCTTGCAAAGCTGAAATCGAAACAGACCAGTGAAATCATCAGCCTGCTCCCCCAGGAACTGCAGGCCGAAGTCGTGTTGCGCATTGCGGATGTCGAGCAAGTATCACCGGAGATCCTGCAGGAAATCGATGACGTGATGAAGAAGGAAATCAAATCCATGGGGGGGGTGCAACGCTACAAGGTTGGTGGCATCGACAAGGTGGTGGATATGTTCAACCACTTTGATCGAAGCAAAGAAAAGCAAATACTCGACAAACTGGATGTTCTGAGTCCGCCCCTGGCAGAGATTATCCGCAAACACCTCTTCACCTTTGAAGATGTGTTTCAACTGGATGACCGCAGCATCCAGTCAATTATGCGGGAAATCAGCAACGACACCTTGACTCTAGCCATGAAAACGTCCCCTGACGAGGTTAAGGACAAGATCTTCAAAAACATTTCCAGCAGAGCCGCGGAGATGATCAAGGAGGACCTTGAGGTCATGGGCCCAGTACGCCTCTCCGATGTGGAAAAGGCCCAGGGAGAGATCATCAAGATCGTCAGGAAGATGGAGGAAGAGGGAAAGATTGTATTGGCTGGACGTGGTGGAGACGATGTCCTCGTCTAG
- a CDS encoding FliH/SctL family protein, with protein sequence MYWLDVVETMSSSRIIKSSQVGAGTVGTYSFQPINQAATNQTTDEASGGFVAMGLFDSSELKNVKPHPQEEEPLTIDEPPAVTLLEEDLQRRLSEAFENGLIEGKNLAERGLVNVFRSLRAAAEGVQDLREKVMRESEDDLINLVMMVARKVILREVTQDRGIVLGVVQTAISALSERCEITIRLNPDDYILITTDHDDSFRREMLTERMQLKSDPAVLQGFCQIDSEIGTLDAGIDAQLDEIFRNMHEKRTLSKGIDE encoded by the coding sequence TTGTATTGGCTGGACGTGGTGGAGACGATGTCCTCGTCTAGGATCATTAAATCATCGCAGGTTGGGGCCGGTACTGTCGGCACATATTCCTTCCAGCCCATCAACCAGGCGGCCACGAACCAGACAACCGACGAGGCATCCGGCGGGTTTGTGGCAATGGGACTTTTTGACTCGTCAGAATTAAAAAACGTCAAACCACACCCTCAGGAAGAAGAGCCGCTTACAATTGATGAGCCCCCAGCAGTCACCCTGCTCGAAGAGGATCTGCAGCGGCGCCTCTCCGAGGCCTTCGAGAATGGCCTCATCGAAGGTAAAAACCTGGCTGAACGGGGACTTGTGAATGTATTCCGCTCACTCAGAGCAGCCGCGGAAGGTGTGCAAGATCTTCGCGAAAAAGTCATGCGAGAGTCCGAGGACGACCTGATAAACCTGGTCATGATGGTGGCACGCAAGGTCATTTTACGGGAAGTTACCCAGGATCGTGGTATCGTGCTAGGCGTTGTGCAAACGGCCATATCGGCTCTTTCGGAGCGCTGCGAAATTACCATCCGCCTTAACCCAGATGACTACATCCTGATAACCACCGACCACGATGATTCCTTCCGAAGGGAGATGCTGACGGAGAGAATGCAGCTCAAGTCGGATCCAGCAGTCCTTCAGGGCTTTTGCCAGATCGACTCGGAAATAGGAACACTTGATGCCGGCATCGATGCGCAGTTGGATGAAATCTTCCGAAACATGCATGAGAAACGCACCCTGTCCAAGGGCATTGATGAATAG
- the flgC gene encoding flagellar basal body rod protein FlgC, giving the protein MDFFSAMNVSASALSAERTRMNLISSNLANANATRTPEGGPYKRKDAVFAATPVEGRFARALDGAANREIRQVEVQQVVEDQSPPRIQYDPSHPDANPQGYVAMPNVNVIEEMADMIGASRTYEANVTAVQTAKSMALKALEISK; this is encoded by the coding sequence ATGGACTTTTTCAGTGCAATGAATGTCAGTGCTTCTGCCCTATCGGCTGAACGCACGAGGATGAATCTGATTTCCAGCAATCTGGCGAATGCCAACGCAACACGCACTCCCGAGGGAGGGCCATACAAGCGTAAGGACGCCGTTTTTGCGGCCACCCCGGTTGAGGGGCGTTTCGCCAGGGCCTTGGATGGTGCCGCCAACAGGGAAATTCGCCAAGTCGAGGTTCAGCAGGTGGTTGAGGACCAGAGCCCACCCCGCATCCAGTATGACCCCAGCCACCCCGATGCCAATCCCCAGGGATATGTGGCCATGCCCAATGTGAACGTCATTGAAGAGATGGCGGACATGATCGGCGCCAGCCGCACCTATGAGGCCAATGTTACCGCGGTACAGACAGCTAAAAGCATGGCCCTGAAGGCGCTGGAGATCAGCAAGTAA
- a CDS encoding chemotaxis protein CheX — protein MSLNPDIAASNIFTEEQLAKYVIDATQEVFSTMIMMDASDDYPLQEPINRFQCSITGMVGFAGTYSGVISIHCPVSLALRITSSMLGMECDEVNEDLNDAIGEIANMLGGSVKQVLSKGGLDVKLSIPTVISGEDYTVNSLSDMDCVVIPFKIDDDRFLVGLTLKKED, from the coding sequence ATGAGCCTTAACCCCGATATTGCCGCATCCAATATCTTTACCGAAGAGCAGTTGGCAAAGTATGTCATCGATGCGACACAGGAAGTGTTCTCCACCATGATCATGATGGATGCTTCTGACGACTATCCTCTCCAGGAGCCGATCAACCGCTTCCAGTGCAGCATTACCGGCATGGTCGGCTTTGCCGGCACCTACTCCGGCGTCATCTCTATCCACTGTCCGGTATCGTTGGCCCTCAGGATCACCTCCAGCATGCTTGGCATGGAGTGCGACGAGGTTAACGAGGACCTCAATGACGCCATAGGCGAAATAGCCAACATGCTGGGCGGCAGCGTCAAGCAGGTGCTCTCCAAGGGGGGCCTCGATGTGAAGCTGTCGATTCCCACCGTGATCTCCGGAGAAGATTATACGGTCAACTCTCTCTCCGACATGGATTGCGTCGTAATTCCCTTCAAAATCGATGACGACAGATTTCTGGTAGGCCTGACCCTCAAGAAGGAAGATTGA
- a CDS encoding histidine kinase produces MDGYTTLHEMLESALKQAGEESGMLLGQDLSISLTDSLATNKTAYFGELDDSIFVIGVDSREAYVGQFYLVFSLRDAIVMSSTLLGIPPARIQEKRRLAIIENDDIDAFSEIGNMVNGSFNTVFQGTLPNKVHLKVLPPKKFVPDIDQLSEDEPIPENEYLMFRSRLEMADQELNYLDVLIPVSLGNQFDPPPEPVEQVAHDTVEGDEPVAAEAAPVSPEEGVAGGGAPPVSGEEGVDSIVLLQDDGDARRLLADAVTFTGFQVVEGTLDDNIKDLFSGRNVRLVIIGSVDADDRELAVCIKVMALRQDSPPPIMMSAERWTRTAALKALKYGARDIALTPCSEDELAAKVRRCCKLADQHPLDKQL; encoded by the coding sequence ATGGATGGTTATACCACGCTACATGAAATGCTGGAGTCTGCCCTGAAGCAGGCTGGCGAAGAGAGCGGCATGCTCCTTGGCCAGGACCTTAGCATTTCCCTCACCGATTCTCTTGCCACCAACAAAACGGCATACTTCGGCGAACTTGACGACTCCATTTTCGTCATCGGCGTCGACTCGCGCGAAGCCTATGTCGGCCAGTTCTATCTCGTATTCTCGCTGCGTGACGCCATTGTCATGAGCAGTACCCTGCTGGGCATCCCCCCGGCGCGCATCCAGGAGAAGAGGCGCCTTGCCATCATCGAAAACGATGATATCGATGCTTTTTCCGAGATCGGGAACATGGTTAACGGCTCCTTCAACACGGTATTTCAAGGGACCTTGCCCAACAAGGTTCACCTGAAGGTACTGCCCCCAAAAAAATTCGTTCCGGACATAGACCAGTTGTCCGAAGACGAGCCGATTCCTGAAAATGAATACCTCATGTTCCGCTCTCGTCTCGAGATGGCGGATCAGGAGTTGAATTACCTTGATGTGCTGATACCGGTATCACTCGGCAATCAGTTTGACCCTCCCCCGGAACCCGTGGAACAGGTTGCGCACGACACGGTGGAGGGCGATGAGCCTGTTGCTGCCGAAGCCGCTCCCGTTTCGCCCGAGGAAGGCGTGGCTGGTGGTGGCGCCCCCCCCGTCTCCGGAGAGGAGGGTGTCGACAGTATCGTACTCCTCCAGGATGATGGTGATGCGCGCCGCCTGCTCGCTGACGCCGTGACGTTCACCGGCTTCCAGGTGGTGGAGGGAACGCTGGATGACAATATAAAAGATCTCTTTTCCGGTCGGAACGTGCGACTGGTCATTATCGGTTCGGTGGATGCGGATGACCGGGAACTGGCGGTATGTATAAAGGTCATGGCTCTGCGCCAGGATTCCCCTCCGCCAATAATGATGAGTGCCGAACGCTGGACACGGACCGCTGCGCTGAAGGCGCTGAAATATGGAGCGCGGGACATTGCCCTCACCCCCTGCAGCGAAGATGAGCTGGCAGCCAAGGTCCGCAGATGCTGCAAGCTGGCAGACCAGCATCCCCTCGACAAGCAGCTGTGA
- the fliF gene encoding flagellar basal-body MS-ring/collar protein FliF: protein MPEGLQRLIEPFMALSPGKRMLIAGVAILSVAAFAVLIFVANRVDYRPLFTNLSTEDAAEIVKKLKDNKTPYQITADGKGIMVPADLVYEQRLALASEGLPQGGGVGFEIFDRKNFGMTEFVQKINYQRALQGELSRTISQLNGVEQARIHLVIPEKSLFKENEKPSTASIVLKMKSGRSLRQNEVQGIVHLVASSIEGMEADQVTVLDSRGKVLNKGGGDPDPTSKATSVMQETQRIYEKNVEERIQSMLDPVVGSGRAIARVSALFDFKQVERLEEKFDPESIAVRSEQRSEEKGATAVNAAGVPGVQTNLGRTGAGGATQAGGAAKNDETLNYEVSRTTAKIIEPVGALSRLSVAVLVDGKYALPTAVKDGQTATPKYIPRSPEELQKIEALVKSAVGFNAERGDQLAIQNIPFQDTGELGNIETQKWWNNPFFMSLFKNLLIGLGFMALIIFVIRPLLVSLKIVRPSARESIETVHEISDKLTSAERAQISMQMAEQQNLIDTAKKDPYQVAQILQNWIGEDSK from the coding sequence ATGCCTGAAGGATTACAGAGACTCATAGAGCCTTTCATGGCCCTCTCCCCTGGCAAACGCATGCTGATTGCCGGGGTGGCTATCCTCTCGGTTGCCGCATTTGCGGTTCTCATATTCGTGGCAAACCGCGTTGACTACCGCCCCTTGTTTACGAATCTGAGCACAGAAGATGCTGCCGAAATAGTCAAGAAACTGAAGGACAACAAGACCCCCTACCAGATTACCGCTGACGGCAAGGGTATCATGGTGCCGGCTGATCTGGTCTACGAGCAACGCCTCGCCCTGGCGTCCGAAGGTCTGCCCCAGGGCGGAGGCGTAGGCTTTGAGATTTTTGACCGAAAAAACTTCGGCATGACAGAGTTCGTCCAAAAAATCAACTACCAGCGCGCCCTTCAGGGAGAACTCTCTCGTACAATCTCGCAACTGAACGGCGTTGAGCAGGCCCGCATCCATCTTGTTATTCCTGAAAAATCACTCTTCAAGGAAAACGAGAAACCATCCACCGCCTCGATTGTACTTAAAATGAAGTCAGGCCGTTCCCTCCGCCAAAACGAAGTCCAGGGAATCGTGCATCTGGTCGCCTCGTCAATCGAGGGGATGGAGGCTGATCAGGTCACGGTACTCGACAGCCGTGGCAAGGTTCTCAACAAGGGGGGGGGGGACCCAGATCCAACATCCAAGGCCACCTCCGTCATGCAGGAGACCCAGCGGATTTATGAAAAAAACGTCGAAGAACGTATCCAGTCCATGCTGGACCCCGTCGTCGGTTCCGGCAGAGCCATTGCTCGTGTTTCGGCGCTGTTCGACTTTAAGCAGGTTGAACGACTCGAGGAAAAGTTCGACCCCGAGAGCATAGCGGTCAGGAGCGAACAGCGTTCCGAGGAGAAAGGTGCGACAGCCGTCAATGCAGCAGGGGTACCCGGGGTGCAGACAAACCTTGGGAGAACTGGGGCGGGCGGAGCCACGCAAGCCGGTGGTGCCGCAAAAAACGACGAGACGCTTAATTACGAGGTCAGCCGTACCACGGCCAAGATTATCGAACCGGTGGGTGCGCTCAGCAGATTATCAGTTGCCGTGCTGGTCGATGGCAAGTATGCGTTGCCAACCGCAGTCAAGGATGGGCAAACCGCCACCCCCAAGTACATTCCCCGCTCACCCGAGGAATTACAGAAAATAGAAGCACTTGTGAAAAGCGCCGTGGGATTCAATGCCGAACGTGGCGACCAGCTGGCAATACAGAACATACCTTTTCAGGACACGGGCGAACTGGGCAATATCGAGACACAGAAGTGGTGGAACAACCCCTTTTTCATGTCGCTGTTCAAGAATCTGTTGATTGGACTCGGCTTCATGGCGTTGATCATCTTTGTCATCCGGCCTCTGCTCGTGTCGCTTAAAATCGTGCGTCCATCTGCACGCGAATCCATAGAAACCGTCCATGAAATATCGGACAAACTGACCTCGGCGGAACGTGCCCAGATTTCCATGCAGATGGCGGAACAGCAGAACCTGATAGACACTGCAAAAAAGGATCCCTACCAGGTCGCCCAGATCCTTCAGAACTGGATCGGGGAAGACAGCAAGTAA